Within Nitrospirota bacterium, the genomic segment GGTAATCAGTTCACGCCGTGCGAGGAACCTGTTGATCGACTGGCTCCTGTCTTTCATGCATTTCACTTCAATGCCGGTGGGAATATGTTTGAGATACACACAGGTCGCTGTTTTATTGACGTTCTGTCCTCCATGACCTGATGAGCGGATAAATTTTTCCTCGATGTCCTTTTCAAGCACGCCGAATTCCTCCATCTTCTCCCTCAGCCACCTGTTTTTCTCCTCACTGACCGCAAATACTACCATGGGGCAGACGCTCCGGAAAGACAAAAGATCTGCAGGAAACCTTCCACTGTATCAAAATGCCGCATCGAGTATTATAATTAAAGCCATGGAAGATATCATCAAAACTCTGCCCAGCACCTTTATCCCGCTCTTTGTTGCAATGAACGTATTCATGCTCCTTCCCATTTTCATCTCCCTCACAAAGGAAATGGTAAAGGCGAAAAAACGGATAGTCATACGGGATTCCATACTCACGGCGATCGTCGTCAGCTTCCTCTTCATCGCACTGGGCGAAATCATCTTCAGGATTCTGGGTATTACCGCCGATGACTTCAAGATTGCCGGAGGCCTTGTGCTCCTGATATTTGCAGTGCGCGATCTTACCCACAGCGGGGATGAAAGAATGAAACCTGATTTAAAGGTCGGGGTGGTGCCGATCGGGGTTCCCCTGATTGTGGGACCTGCGGTGCTCACAAACATCCTTCTGCTCGTGGATCATTTTGGGATCGTTTCAACCATCATCGGATTGCTGCTGAACCTGCTCATTGTCTGGATATCGTTAATGAATGCCGAACGTATAATTCGTTTCTTCGGAAAAGGAGGCATCACAGGGATATCAAAGGTGATGGCGCTGCTCCTCGCGGCGATCGCGATCATGATGATCCGGATAGGGGTGCAGAATATCATTGCCAGTACCCCGATACCGCTAATCAAAGAATAGCCAATGCCCGCGTGATCTGAATGCTGCCCCCTCGTTTGAGGGGAGAAGGGTATGGAGGAGGGAACATGCTTATTGGAATAATGTCAGATACTCATGACAACCTGGTGTACGTGCAAAAAGCCATCGATGTATTCAATGATCGTCGTGTCGGGCTGGTTATCCATGCCGGCGACTATACATCCCCCTTTACGCTGAAACTTTTCCCCCAGCTCGGATGCAAATATCTGGGGATATTCGGCAACAACGATGGTGACAAACTCCTCCTTCTCGAGCGCGCTGCGGGCAATATCTACTATCAGCCGTATATTCTTACTCTGCACAACAGGAAGATCGTGGTCATGCACGAGCACCACCTTGTGGAGGCGCTGGCAGACAGCGGTCATTTTGATATGGTGATTTACGGGCATACTCACACGCCGGATATACGGAAGGTAAAACACACACTTATCGTGAACCCTGGTGAAGTCGGGACATGGTTGTACGGAAAATCGACAGTTGCTGTTGCCGATCTGGAAAAAATGGACGCAGAGATTATCGCGCTGAATGCTTAATCAGGTGACCCCTCATCCGTGCCTCCTTTCACCGAGGGGAAGGGTGAACCTCTACACTGTTATTCCGTCGATCCTTCTGAGGCCGGCTTTTATTGCAAGGTTCACGGCATCGGTATATTCCTTTGCAGTTATCCTCCTGTTCAGAGGGGGATTATCGAAAGCCTTATAGCACGGATGGTACTGATCCATTATATTGATATAAGTGTTTTGTGAAATTTCGTCCGCAAGGAATTGCACCACTCCCGCGGTGCCTGCAATGCCTTCAGGCAGAACCAGGTGCCTGACCAGCAGCCCTTTCACCGCGATTCCTTTGTCGTCGATAAGGAGGTCGCCAACCTGCCGGTGCATTTCTCTGACTGCTGCCATGACAGTTTCCGGGTAGTCTTCCGCGTCGGAATACTTTGACGCCATCGCTGGGTCGAAGTATTTGAAATCAGGCATATAGATGTCAACCACACCGTCAAGTATCCGGAGTGCATGCAGCGATTCATACCCGCCGCAGTTGTAGACAATGGGGATGCTGAGGC encodes:
- a CDS encoding metallophosphoesterase → MLIGIMSDTHDNLVYVQKAIDVFNDRRVGLVIHAGDYTSPFTLKLFPQLGCKYLGIFGNNDGDKLLLLERAAGNIYYQPYILTLHNRKIVVMHEHHLVEALADSGHFDMVIYGHTHTPDIRKVKHTLIVNPGEVGTWLYGKSTVAVADLEKMDAEIIALNA
- a CDS encoding radical SAM protein, whose protein sequence is MHDDVITPSYLRLPAGSLSDKVREAEEILKDCSLCPRQCRVDRTSGGRGFCKTGAQPFISSYGPHFGEEKPLVGKFGSGTIFMGNCNLGCIFCQNYSISHLGEGTGISFEKLAGIMLSLQKQGCHNINLVTPTHQMPMMLRGIMIASEKGLSIPIVYNCGGYESLHALRILDGVVDIYMPDFKYFDPAMASKYSDAEDYPETVMAAVREMHRQVGDLLIDDKGIAVKGLLVRHLVLPEGIAGTAGVVQFLADEISQNTYINIMDQYHPCYKAFDNPPLNRRITAKEYTDAVNLAIKAGLRRIDGITV
- a CDS encoding MarC family protein — translated: MEDIIKTLPSTFIPLFVAMNVFMLLPIFISLTKEMVKAKKRIVIRDSILTAIVVSFLFIALGEIIFRILGITADDFKIAGGLVLLIFAVRDLTHSGDERMKPDLKVGVVPIGVPLIVGPAVLTNILLLVDHFGIVSTIIGLLLNLLIVWISLMNAERIIRFFGKGGITGISKVMALLLAAIAIMMIRIGVQNIIASTPIPLIKE
- a CDS encoding peptide chain release factor-like protein; its protein translation is MVVFAVSEEKNRWLREKMEEFGVLEKDIEEKFIRSSGHGGQNVNKTATCVYLKHIPTGIEVKCMKDRSQSINRFLARRELITRLENLQGYSSGDMKRARIRKQKSKKAKRARQKYASE